ctaaaacaagaaagaaaatataaaacccaaaatataaattggaaggaaatgacaaaaaaaaaaaaaaaacagagagcgAGAAAAGAGAACAGTAGAGCATACAAGCATTGCAGTGGCGGTCTCGCGTGTGTTGCCGTCGATACGAAGCATGGTACTGGACTCGGAATAGAACTGGTATACAAAGTCGGGTTGGTGCTGCAAAACCTGGTAGTACTGCCCCACAAAATAGGTCCCCACCTGACCCATTTACCACCGCCATTAGAGAGAGAAGATTAaaacccagagagagagagagagagagagagaaggctaAGAGATAGCAGGTACCTGATTAGCAGTGACCGGAATGGTAAACGGCGAGGCCATTTTCGAAACCCCCAAAAACCctaaatgagaaaaagaagcaGCTTCCGAATCGGAACCCTAGAAGAAGATCCAATACCCCCTCGCCCCTGAAGATCTGAAACACACACCACCACAAAACAAAACCTTACATGGTATTCTAAGATTGGCAAACAGAGCACGTACAGAAATACAATATCAGTCAATACAAACATAGAGATCTAAGAGATGGCTGtgctttagagagagagagagaagattaccttgagagagagtgaaagaTATTGGGGAGGATTTTTCTCTCCAGGGGTTGTGCTTTTTGTGCTTTTGCTGGGTTTTGTTGTTCGTGTTATTGTATCCATCTGTACGCAcgccattttcttcttttctttttttactttttttttattattttattttatttattataaagtttctttcttaatttcttttttcggtaagtttttatttataactttgaCTACTCTACTACTAGACTAATCATATTctgttatttaaaaattattaaaattaatggaCAATGCTATTCGGACGAGAGAGTGGATTGATGagtgtaaatttatttttttattttattttttatattttttctatatttttaaaaatacaaatttattaataattattttcttaattattaaataaaaaaatataattgataaGATTGTCGGTTACAATTCTTAGTTCAAgaagcatttttcaaaattaatatgtatataaatcatttttattaaataatatattacgATAGGATGAAAGTACCATGTTATTGTATCTTAAAAGGTACTACTAGACTACCGAGATAGTTTGAGAGTTTCTATCAAGAAATAcaaaatgcacttttttttatggtttttcaagtattttttaaatcactttatatatatttttttaaaaaatcataaattcatttaaaaatatttccttaaaaaaaatcaatagctTTTATGGGATCTATCCTCAGTGAATGCATCATTTTctatcataaaaatatcaaataaaaattaaaaattgaagaattttaaaagattactcatcaaatatattttcctaAATAAAAGGGTGAAGTAATTTGGTACACTTATTTAGAAAATGATCATAAAACAATATGGAtacagaaaataaaagcaatctctttagaaattttttagGGAATATGAGAATAAGgaaaatattctttataaaatTAGAAGATTGTCCTATATATTCGAATTTGTGTAATGCTATACCAAAGAAAGACACAGAATTTTGGATGATTTTGATCAAAAGGGAAATCATTGTTTTGGGTGAAAGAGATTTTTATGGAGTTACGTCACAAATCCATGCCTTTTTCCCAACACTCGTGCACGATAATGTTGAATCTTTTTGCATAAGCATATTCACGAACGTTCCACAAAAACTAGCATGCTAATGTGTCTGCTTTGCCAACAACAACGTGACAGAATGCCCAAAAAACAGCTAACAACATTGGACACAAACACTAACCATTGATCATTAGTTTCTTTGGTTTATTTTCATTGATTGCTTGAACTTTGAAGATGTTATATCTTTATTAAGAGttctactatatataattacttttatgtatttGTTGTGCACTCAACTGAtatgattgatcaaaataattattttatgtactGCACATTAAATTTTTGCTTCGTTAATCATGGGGccaaaacaaaagaattaggtgtttaatttaaaaagtaatcTCTATCATTCCATAAAGATAGTAGAAGGATAATGAATCCTACTAGTCTTTGCAAAAAAGTAGTACCTGTACCACTCCTTTCTACACGAACTGCCTTTTGTACACGTGTAATTTGTGATGAATACAAGATTATTGGAAGTTGGACGTGACATCATTTTTATtgcaaaaatttatatattttttttttcaatttttactaATTTGCAAGCCTGTCGTATTAGCCATTACAAACGTTGTTTCATGACCATGTGTTTATTACTAACACATTTGTGTCTGCTGTATCCataacaacattaaaaaaaccaCAATAATCACTGATCAATAGTCTGCTTTTCTCTCCTGACTTTGTTGAAGAGAAGCTTAATTTATTTACCTTTCGTAAATGCTGCTGACCCAACACAAAATTAACATTGGCATTTGGCAATGTTGGGCAGCAGCTAGCAGCACTATTTCCTTGCTTCCATTTAAGCTAGCATATGCTTATTCATATGTAGCTGTGTTTGGTAATCAGactacttcactactattcataaacaattCACTACTAATATTTACAAAGTAttaactattatttacagatcatctcaacatccaaacgtaaccaTTTGTGAATGAAACCCATGTAAAATCAAGCTTAACAATACTTAAGGTTTACAGAGATGGCACAATAATAAGCGAAAATGGGCCCCTCATACTAATTACTATAATAAGATTTCCAATTTCTTAGATACAATACTTGTTTGGCCAGGATAAGGAACCCACAAATGTTCTTATGCAGTTGTTGCTATACAGCCTCATCTGTCATGCATGAGTCGATGATAATGAtacttggtatttttttatcagCTATGCAGAACGTGATCACGATTAGCATTAGCACAAACCATCATTTGATTTCACAATCACAGATTCTGATAGCCAAATAGCACATCCTTTTCATTTCTTGAGCACCATTGGACTTGGAAGTTTGATCATTAACCTGCCTTTAATTAATACTCTGCTGTTCATCTTATGATCTTTTTCCTTGAGCCAGGCTTACACGCATTGCTCTTCCTTCTAGCTCCTATGACGCCAACAAATAAATAACAGAGCAATTTGTAACACCAAAATATGAATGTGCAAGAGATTCAGGAAAGATGTGGGGAAAGAGAGACTAATTACCGCTCCATTAAGAGATTCGAGTGCAGCTTCCATCTCTGATTTTGTGGAGTAGCATACAAAACCGTAACCACGCGACCTTCCTGTCTCTCCATCAATCAGAACCCTTGCTCCGACCACATTTCCGTGCTTCTGAAATGCTTGTGTCAAACTCTCCGACGTGACTGACCAGGATAGATTTCCAACAAAAAGCTTATGATCAGTTTCTGGATATAAAGGGTCTTTAGGTTTAGGTTTGTCCGAAAAATTCACCCTCAAGGTTCGGCCCATATATTCCTGTGACAAACAAATTCTTCTGGTgaaacagaaagaaagaaaaaaaagaaagaagaactgAAACAATCAAATTATTTGTGCCTCAAGAatgggaggtttggatagtgagttgagatgaaacgagacttgaaagttgaataaaatattattaaaatatagatttttaatattatttttgtttcgagatttgaaaaagttagattgtttattacgttttatttaaataaaaaagttgtaataattagatgagttgattatccaaacaaagccttaaTAATACACGGATATATGTATGCataaaaacacatgaaaagACACACAATTTCTTACTTTTCCATCCAGATTTTGAAGAACAGCATCACAATCTTCAGCACTACTCATGGTCACAAATGCAAATCCTCTGCTTCTCCCAGTGTACCTGTCATACAGAACCTATAACAATTTGTATCAATCAGTAAGGACATAGTGAAACTAATACATAGGTATCCCAGTGCTGGTGTTATCAAACTAAAACAAGAGAAGAAACAACTGTATGGATTGAGGGTCCTCAGAAGGCATTTGATGAGGACTTGCAGCATTAAATTTCCATCTTGACCAGGTTGAAGTTGAAAACACCAgttgtctcaaaagtttaagctaATAGATAgggttatttaattatttaaattatatcttaaCGTCCTTCTCCAATCCTTGttgaatatttaagaaaattccACTCATTCCACTTCACAACCAGAAAACCATGACAGAGATCTATTTACTCCTGTTCTCTTAAAAAGACCAGGAGCAAATcattgagatgagacgagaGGAATATATATAGCACTTGTTATTGCATGCCACTAGCTTTATATGCAAGAGGGAACCGATCACATTCACAAACTAGTCTCTTTCTCCCGTCATTGCATGCCACTAGCTTTATATATAGCACTTGTTACAGAATGAACAAAAATTCGTTAAGAAACTACTACAGCAGCACTGTATCTATTTTCAAACTGAGGCATGATCTGATTAGGCTAATAAACGAGATAGAACAAGCTTGTTGGGTCCTAAATACTAAGAAAATACGCACGCCGATTACCTCAATTAGCTCTGGGCTTCCAAAGTCCTGAATAATGCCAGCAAGCTGAGCACTGTCCACACTATAAGGCAGATTCCCAAAGTAAAGCTTAGTGTTCACAGGACTTTCAGCCTCTCCATCCAACACTTCCTCTCCCAACCCTTCTTCTAAATCAGCTGTCACTGCCACCTCTTCCTGAGCAACAGCAGCTGAAAACCTCAGAAGCCGCCACTTGCTCGAGATGCCGCAGACTGAAAGCTGTTCGAGCCTGAAAGAACTAGATATGGATGCTAACATGCGGGTTGATGAAATTCTGATTTGAGGAGGGTGAGATGGGCAGTGCTTAGAGCGGATACATTTGAGGGTGTGGAAGGATGAAGAGAAAGATGAGCCCACAGACGAGGCTGCAGTGGCTGCCATGGTTCGGGAACTAAGTTCTTGTACTGAGGTTCGTGGTGGTGGTTTTCTTGGATTGGGGGGGGTTGGGGGGAGTGGAAAGGCTGCATAGATAGTGAGCAACAAGAGCGAGGGATGATGGCAGTCGTGTAAAGCCATGTAAGCTAAGCTGATGTGGGCAAATTGTGTCCAGTGAGGATATATGGGGGGATAAGGTGAGACCAAACTAGATCAGACTTTTATATCTGTAATGGGCTTTTCTGTCAGGGTCTGGCTTACCGGTGGGTCTAATGAAATCCATGAAGgtgtctttttttaataaaaaaaaatcatcttacGTTTTATAATCTTTAGTTACacttcataattaattatttttttaagtgacaCGTATATAACATCATTTGAAATGTGCTATATTAGCCAATGTGACGATTAGTGACAAAATGTAGAATGAAGAGTAGcgatcctattttttttaaatagttttattatatataatc
This window of the Juglans regia cultivar Chandler chromosome 12, Walnut 2.0, whole genome shotgun sequence genome carries:
- the LOC108981095 gene encoding 28 kDa ribonucleoprotein, chloroplastic-like — protein: MALHDCHHPSLLLLTIYAAFPLPPTPPNPRKPPPRTSVQELSSRTMAATAASSVGSSFSSSFHTLKCIRSKHCPSHPPQIRISSTRMLASISSSFRLEQLSVCGISSKWRLLRFSAAVAQEEVAVTADLEEGLGEEVLDGEAESPVNTKLYFGNLPYSVDSAQLAGIIQDFGSPELIEVLYDRYTGRSRGFAFVTMSSAEDCDAVLQNLDGKEYMGRTLRVNFSDKPKPKDPLYPETDHKLFVGNLSWSVTSESLTQAFQKHGNVVGARVLIDGETGRSRGYGFVCYSTKSEMEAALESLNGAELEGRAMRVSLAQGKRS